The following DNA comes from Chromatiales bacterium.
CCGTCGAAGGCAGCGGAAACCGCTGGGATTTCCTGATCGGCCACGACCACGGGAAGACTCATGGGATCACGCATACCGCGCAGTCCGGGCTGCGAAAACGGCTGGAAATTTCGGCAATACAGGGCGCCTGGCGACGCACGCATCGACCCGCGCGCTTGAAGGGTGCGGTGCGATGTACTACTTTGCGTGAGAGGCTGCGTCGACCGCGGGACGCCGCGCAGAGGAGCAAAACAATGCGAACGATCATGGTGTTGAACCCGAAGGGCGGTTCGGGCAAGAGTACGATCTCCATGAATCTTGCCACCTATTACGCGGACGAGGGCCAGCGCGTCACGTTGGCCGACTACGATCCGCAGGGCTCGTGCCTGGACTGGCTGGAGGCCCGTCGCGACTATACCGGGATTCCCGAGATCAGGGGTGTGGCGGCTTGGCAGGCCAAACCGCGCATCCCCGCGAACAGCGACTACGTGATCATGGACGTGCCCGCGCGCACCCATGGCCACGAACTGGCCAACCTGCTCGCGCATGCGCAGTCGGTCATCATGCCGGTACTGCCCTCACCGATCGACATGCGTGCAGCGGTGCGCTACGTCGAGGAACTGGGCAAGACCGCAGCGATTTCCAAGGACAAGACGCGCATGGCACTGGTCGCCAACCGGGTGCGCGAGCGCACCGTCATTGCCCATGATCTGGATGCGTTCCTGCACAAGCTGGGCGTGCCACTCGTCGCGACCCTGCGCGAAAGCCAGAATTACGTGCGCGCGGCGCAGACCGGGCTCGGAATCTTCGAACTGGCGCCGTCCGCCGCCCAGGCTGACGTCGACCAGTGGGTGCCGCTGCTGACCTGGCTCGACAGCGCCGCGAGCCGCCCGAAGCATTAGGGCCTGTTAGCGCGAGACAGGGGCGTCCCGCCCGAAAATCGAACGCACAAGTGTTTGATTTTCGTTAGTGACCGAAAACCGCGCTTTTCGGTTGCGACGTTGAAAGGGCCATGGACGGACCTTTTTCAACAACCGGCTAGTGTCCTGTCCCGTGGGTCAGGGAACGGTTGATCACGGCCACCGACCCTGGAGGATGCCCGTGTAGCTACAGCGGACATCGACCGGCAACATCGCGTTGCAGGCCCCCACCTTCCAGAAAAAGACATCTCCCGAACTCCCGGTGCCCGCATGCGGGCTGCCCAGAATGCGCTCCGGTGGATCGCCGACGCGGTCGGCATAGATGACCGATGAACTCGCCGGCAGATTTGGATCGCCATTCGTACAATTGTTTTCCAGCTCACTGCGCTGGCGGGCGATACACAGGTTGTAGCCGTCCGCCCGGTTGTCTTCGCTCCAGTCAAACAGCACGCCCCAGAGATCGGGCACGGAAATATCCGCCATGCCTGCGTTCTGTGGTGCGGGCAGCCGCTTCGCCTGCCAGTCCAGCCGGCGGCTGGCGGACCACACGCAGGGCGGCCGGATAAACGACTGCGCCTTGGGCAGCGCCGGATTCGTATAGACGCTACATGCCTGGACCGCCCAGCTAACCTCTTCCCCGCGCCAGCGGGCCGCTTCGAGCCTGGCATTCGTGAAGGTGTTGCGGGTGACGGGACTCAGATAACGATCCGGCTGCGGCGTGGAGTCACAGGTGTTACCGGAAAAAATGCACAACCGGTAATCGATGCCATAGAGGCGCACCGGAGCGGGTGCCGGAAAATAGCCGTGTTCGAGCAGGCCGGGCGGCGGACAGCCGCGCGCGTACGGCAGGCCCGGGATGCATTCCCTGACATCGAAACGCGGCGGGCCCTGCGGCGGCATGCCGGACGACCACGCCGGCCGCCAGTAAAAACTCATGACGAAGTCGGCGTTGTGGTGCCAGTCCAGGACGAGGTTGTCGGCCGGCAGGTCGAGCACCACCTGCGCCGCCTCCACCATCGGCTGGGAAATGACGGTCGGCATGCCCGGGTAGCTGCGGGCGTTGGCGAGGCCGGCGAACGCCAGCAGCAGGCCAGACGAAACGATGCCGGTCAGGGAAATTCTGAATACTCCAGAGTTTCCCGCGGCACACGGAAGTGCCGCCACAACGACGGCTGCAAGCCGTTGAGAACGAAAAGAAGACGAAAAATGGCGCTTTTTCGTTTTCGCTGCTCTGGCAATCTAGGACAGATTGATCAGGGCATTCTTCAGATGGCGCATGGCTGATCCTCCGCGGCGGACTGGATCGGTCGAACCGGACTTCATGCTACCCGCTTCGCCCGCTAAGGAAACTCTGAACAATTCAGAGTTTCCCGCGGCACAGGGACGTGCCACCATTTTCAATGTGCATAAGCCATTGAAAATGTAAGAAAACGAAAAGCCGCGCTTTTTCGTTTTCGTCGCTCTGTTAATCCAGGATGGATTAATCAGAGCTTCCCTAAGTACTGTTCGCCAGACCGGCGGCGAGCGTCGGGTAGCGCAATCGCACGCCGAGTTCCTCGCGCAGGCGCCGGTTGTCGATCCGGCGGGATTCGGCCAGATACGAGCGCATCCCGGCGCTGATGCGCGCGTCGGCCTCGCCCGGCGCGATGCGCGGCGGGCGCGGCAGACCGAGCGCATCGGCAACCCGGTCGAAATAGGCGTTCATGGGCTGCGGATCGCCGTCGGCGACGTTGTAAACGGCGCCGTCAGGGCCACGCTGGATCGCAGCAATGAGGGTCTCGACGAGATCGTCCACATGGATGCGGTTGGTCAGCGGCGCGTGCGCATCGTCGATGACCGGCTCGCGGGCGCGCAGGCGTGCCGCTGGCAGGCGTCCGGGACCATAGATGCCCGCAACGCGCAGTACCACGGCCCGCACACCGTTCGCCGGCGCAAAGACACCCAGCGCGGCTTCCGCGTCGGCCCGGCGCAGTGCGCGATCCGCCTGCGGCCGCAGCGGCGCGGTTTCATCGACCCAGGCGCCCGCGCAGTCGCCATAGACCCCGGTGGTCGACAACAGCACGATCGCGACTGGCGGCTGCTCGACGCGGTCCAAAAACCCGCGCAGCCGGGTATCGACGACGCCCGTCGGCGGCGGTGGCACGAGCCACACCAGCACCTGCCCGCCGAGCCTGTGCGCGCGCAGGTCAGCGTCGAGATCGAGCGCCTCGGCGCGAATCCCGCTCGCGTGCAGCGCGGCTGCCGAAGCCCCGGTTCGCACGATGGCCGACACGGGGCGCGGCGCGAGCGCGGCAGCGAGCCGCCGACCGGTGTAACCGCAACCCACGATCAGCACGCGATCGGTCATCGCGACAGACGCCGACGGCAAGCGACCGATCGTGGTGAAATCGCGCGGGCGGGTTGATCCATTGCCGCGAGGCACCCATTTGCGCAGGCCGCGAGCAGGCACCCCGACACAGGGCCATCCGGCCGCATCACTTCAGGAATCCTCCAGACGCATGAGCCAACGCATTCGCATCGAACCGAGCGGCCACGAATTCAGCGCCGAAGCCGGCGAATCCGTGCTGGACGCAGCCCTTCGTGCCGGTCACGCGCTGCCGTATTCCTGTCGCAGCGGTTTGTGCGGTTCGTGCATGGGCACCCTCGTGAACGGCGAGGTCGAGTATCCGGATGGCGAACCACCGGCACTGGGCGCGGACGATCGCGCGGCCGGGCGGGTGCTCTGCTGTCAGGCCGTCCCGCGCACGGACGTGACGGTGCGCGCTCGCGTGATCGAGGTCGCCGGCGACCTCAGGCCGCGGGTGTTCCCGTGCCGGGTGCTCGATCTCGAGCGCCTTGCCCCGGACGTCATGCGCATGCGTCTGCGGCTCCCGGGCGACGGACGCTTGCAGTTCCTCGCCGGCCAGTATCTGCAGTTCCTGCTTGAAGGCGGACGGCGGCGTTCGTTTTCCCTGGCCAACGCGCCGCATGACGACGAATCCATCGAGCTGCACATCCGTCATGTTCCGGACGGCTGGTTCACGGGCCGGGTTTTCGAATCCCTCGCCCCGAAGGCCATCCTGCGCGCGGAAGGCCCGTTCGGCACATTTTTCCTGCGTCCGGACGATCCGCGCCCGCGCATCCTCATGGCCGGCGGAACGGGCTTCGCACCGATCAAGGCGATGGTCGAGGATGCGCTGCACCGCGACGACACGCGGCCGATTGATCTGTACTGGGGTGCGCGCGACCTGCGCGACCTGTACCTGCATGAGCTGGCGCAGGAATGGGCCGAGCGTCACGGGCACATCCGCTATGTCGCGGTGCTTTCGGCGCCGGGCAGCGAGGCCGATCGCGCGATTCGACGCGGCTGGGTGCACGAGGCGGTGCTGGCGGACTATCCGGACCTGTCCGGGCATTCGGTATACATGAGCGGACCGCCACCGATGATCCAGGCCGCGCGCCACAGCTTCGCGGCCGCCGGGCTGGACGAAGTGCAGCTGTTCTTCGACTCGTTCGAGTTCAGCGAAGATTCGGCGCCTCGCTGAAGCAGGGAGGCGCCGCTCAATCCGTTTCGGATCGCCGGCGCCGTGAGTCTGAAAAAGTGCGATCGCGTCAGGCCGGAACGCGCTTGCCGGCACGACCGCCAGGGGCAGCCGGCTTCGGCGCACTGACGCTGCCGACGCCGATATCCGCCAGCGCGGCCACAGGCATTCCGCCATTGGCGATCGCCAGGCCACGCACGAGGTACTCGCGCGCGCGGTCCGGTTCACCCAGGCGTTCGAGCAGCAGGCCGAGTTCGTGGCAGGCCTCGGCCGACTCGCGCGCGCCGAGACTCGCCTCCAGATAGGACCGCGCCTTGCCCCACAGACGGTTGCGCATGGCAAGCCGTCCGGCCAGGAGCAGCAGCGCGGGGTCTTCCGGCCGCGCCTCGAGCCAGCGCTCCACGGTCGAGAGCTGCTGGGTGAAATCGCCCGCGGGCAGACGCGCGTACAGTGCCAGCAGGGTCGGCTCCCAACGCCGATCCAGCGCCGCGCGCAGCACGCGTTCGGCCGCATCGCCGACGCCACCTTCGGCCAGCGCGCTGGCGTAGCGCTCGACCACGCGGGCATCCTGGCGTTGCGCCTTGCCGATGTGCGCCCAGACGGCATCCAGAGCGGCCGGGTCCGTGCCGGCATGGGCGAGCCGGTCGAGTTCGAGCCGCGCGCTCAGATCGTCCAGCTCGGCCACCGGCAATACATCGCGCTTGCGCAGCTCCGGCAGCAGCTCGGCGACGCCATCCCAGTCGCCGAGCCGCACGCGCGCGCCGACCAGCAGTTTCAGCACATAGTCATGCCGCGGCGCCAGCGCGCGCAGATGCATCAGGGTCGCGAGCGCCTGCTCGGTGCGGCCACCGGCCATCTGCAATTCGGCCTGGGTCAGCCCGACCGCGAGTTCGGCCTCTGGCATGCTCTTTAGCGCCTGCTTGAGGTACTGGTCGCGGCGCGCATCCGCTGCCTGCTGCTGGGCCGCGCGCGCGGCCGCCAGATAGCCGATCAGCGGGCTTTCGGTCAGCGGCGCGGAACGCTGGAGCAGATGTTCGGAGACCGACCAGCGTCCTTCGGCCAGCGCCATCAGGCCGCGGTTCAGATCACGCTGGGCCTGGCGCAGCTGGCGCCGACTGGTCCACAGCCGCATCCGCACGGGTACGGAGGTCACTCGCGCGATCATCGCGCCCAGCGCATTGGCGATCACCCACAGCACTGCGATCGCGATGACCAGCATCGCGACGCTGGTCTCGATGACCCAGGCGCCGACGCTGATCAGCACGTAGCCGTTTTCGGCGCGCAGCACGGTCACCAGCAGACCGGCAACGACCAGCGCGACGAGCGACCACAGCGCGACCCTCACGGGCGCGGCTCCGCGAACCCGGTGACGCCAACGGGATCGGCCGCGGGGGAAGATTCCGGCGTCGTTTCAGCAGGTGTGGCGATCGCGGCCGCAACCTCGTTCGTGGCCGGCGGCGGCTCGGCGACGGGCTCGGGCGCCACGCCGACCGGCGGGTTTTCGGTGGGCTCGGGCGCGGCCGGCACAACCGGCGCGCGATGGGCTGGCCGCCGTTCGGACAGCACCGCACGCAGGGCGGTCAGACCCGCGCCGACCTGCGGCGGGGGGGCGTCGAGATCGACCTGCATGAGTTCGGTGATCGACTCGGTCAGCCGCGTGACGGCTGGATCGTCGGGATTGAAGCGCAGTGTCAGACCGTCGCGCGCGCGACCGAGCGCGGCGGAGAAGCTCGCCGCGTCGCCACGGGCGGCGGCGAGCTGGGCGATGTCGATCTGGATCGCAATACCCCGGCGATCGAGCGCCTCCAGCTCCGGCGAGGGCAGCGGTTCGACCGGGCGGTCGGCACGGCGGATGACGACCAGCGAGCGCAGCCCGGCCCAGGCATCGTCCAGGAGCTGGCGCCACAGCGGCCGGCCGGCGGCCGAATCGCTGCCCGTGGACACCCCGGCGCGCTCGCGCAGGGTCTCGCGCCCCGGCAGTGCCATCACCGCCCCGGCAACGCCCTCGAGCCGGCCGAGCAGGGCCGCCCGGTCGACTGGCGCCGCAGTACGCAGCGCCTCGATGTCCGTGGCGATGCGCTCGCGCACGACGGCAAGTTCGGCACGGTCGGACAACTCGCGCAGCGCGTCTGCGGCGGCCTCGAGTACGGCGATCGCACTTGGGTAGTCGCGCGAGACCAGCGCCTGCATCTGTGCGGCGGCCAACAGCTGCTCGACGCCCAGCATGCGGGCTCGCTCGGCCTGCGCGGCACCGGCCGCACCGGTGTCGATTCGCACCCGGGCGAGCTCGGTGGTGATCTGCGCCAGACGCTGATCCAGCGCATCGACACGTTCGGGTCGGACCGCCGTGTCGGCCGCCGCGTCGATGCGTCCGACCATCTCGCCCACGCGTCGGTCGATCCGCTCGACGTCGAACCGGCTCGCGTTCTGGCCGCTGGCGTCGCGCAGCGCAGCGAGCGCCCGATCCAGCGTCGCGACGCGTTCATCAATGGCGCTGCGCGAGTTCGCCTGATCCTGAACCGCCTGCCAGCCGAACCAGCCAGCCGCGACGAGTCCGGCAAGTGCCGCCAACCCGACGACCAGCGCGAGCCAGGCGAGACCGCGACCGGCGGGCTTGCGCGCGTCGCTGTCGCTCGACCGAGCTTGCGTCTGTGCCGGCTCGGGGGGCGGATCGGGCGTCGGTTCCGGTGCGGGTTCGAGTTCAGTCATGAAACGGAGATTGGCGCGGGTGTGTGCACCGATGATGGCACAAGCCACAACGCCCCGGTGGATCGCATGCCTGCCAGAGCGCCCATAGTGTAGTGCGACGCTCTCGGAGGCACATTCAGAGCCTCCCCAAAAGTGTCAGATCAAGGCGCGGTGCGCAGGGAATGACCCGCCCTTGGCAAGCGCCGCAACGCGGAGCTGACACTTTTGGGGGGCTCCCTGCGGGTGAGCCACAGTGCGTCCATCTGCGGCGTTGCGCCTGCTTGAAAGGGAATGGCCATTCCTGCGCAGGCCCGCCTTGCAGCTGGACGCACTGTGACTCACTGAAAGTACCTCCAAGAGCGTCGCACTGCACTAGCGACCAGGTCGCCGACGAGATCGGGCTAGCCGTCGTCGTCCTCGTCTGAGTCGGCCAGCTCGATCAGGGCGCCGAGGATCGCCTCGTCGCTCGCGCCGGCCGCCGTCATGACGGTCTCGATGCCGGCCTTTTCCGCCGCGGCCGTGATGCGTTCGCCGGCCGTGACCATGGGCGTCTGGCGCAGCATTCGCACGCCGTTGCGACCGAGCATGCGCAGGAAGTTTTCCAGCGACTCGACGCTGGTCATGACCACGACCTGGACGTCTTCCTTCCAGCGATCGAGCAGATTTCCGATGTCCATGTCGGGCTGGGCGCGACGATAGACCTCGATGTAGTCGACATCGGCACCGCGATCGGTCAGTTCATCGCGCAGGATTTCGCGCCCGCCCTCGCCGCGCACGATGGCGATCTTGCGGTCGAGCACATCGTAGAGCGGTTCGAGTTCGAGCAGGCCCTCGCTGGACTGACGCGTTTCCGGACAGATGTCCACGCCGACGCCGAGCCGGTTCAATGCGTCGGCGGTACCCGTGCCGACCGCGGCGATGTTCGGTCCGTTCAGCTGCTCGCGCAGGTCCGGGAAAATCTTCTGCGCCCAGTCGACAGCGTTGCGACTGACGAAGATCACGCAGTCGTATTTCGAAAGCTTGATCTTCGCGAGCTTCTTGGTCACATCGTCGGCAGGCCCGACGATATCCAGTGCCGGAATACATTCGGCGCGCCCGCCGAGCCCTTCGATCGCCGTACACAGCTGGCGCCCCTGCGCCTCGGGCCGGGTGACGAGTACGCCCAGGCCGGCCAGATCGATATCGTCGTAGTTCGTCATTTCGTCGTGTGTTGAAGGAGTTCGAAAAAAAACCGGCGCTTTCAGTCCGGGCTAATGCCAACGGCCGCCAGCAGCGGACCGGCGCCGCGCGCGAGCAGGTCAGCGGCGACCGCCTCGCCGATCACTGCCGCGGACTGTACCGCACCCGCGCGTGTGGAACGTACCGTTTGTTTGCCGTCGACGCTAGCCACCAGGCCGTGCAGCGACAGCTGTCCGGCGCTGAGCGTGGCATGACCGGCAATCGGCACCTGGCATCCGCCATTGAGCCGGGCATTCATCGCGCGTTCGGCGGTGACACAGGCCGTGGTGTCCGCGTCGGCCAGCGGCGCGAGCCAACCACGCAATTCCGCGTCGTCGGCACGACATTCGATGCCGATCGCACCCTGCCCGATGGCCGGCAACATGCGCCGTGCATCGATGCGCGCACGCACGCGATCGGCCAGTCCGAGCCGCTCCAGACCCGCGCAGGCGAGCAGGATCGCGTCGAACTCGCCGTCGTCGAGTTTTTGCAGTCGGGTGCCGACGTTGCCGCGCAGATCGAAGATCTCCAGGTCCGGGCGCATGGCGCTGATCTGCGCGCGGCGGCGCAGGCTCGAGGTGCCCACACGGGCCCCGGCGGGCAGTTCGTCGATGTCGGCATATTTCGAACTGACGAAGGCATCGCAGGGGTCTTCGCGCTCCAGGATGCAGCTGATCACCAGCCCGTCCGGCAGTTCGGCCGGCACGTCCTTCATGGAGTGCACGGCGAGGTCGGCGCGGCCGTCGACCAGCGCCTGTTCGAGTTCCTTCACGAACAGCCCCTTGCCGCCGATTTTCGCGAGCGGGCTGTCGAGCACACGATCGCCGATGGTGCTCATCGGCACGAGTTTCACGGCGTGCCCCGGCAACTGGCCGCGCAGTCGATCGGCCACATGCTCGGCCTGCCACAGGGCAAGCGGTGACCGGCGTGTCGCGATATGCAGGGTTCGGGTCATGTCGGGATTCTCCGGCTCGGCCGGTTAACACGGGCCGGGAATTCTATGCAATAGTGCATGCCGACGTGCAAGTCCCCGTGAGCCGCGCATGAGCACGCACAAGCTACGTCTGAGCATTGCCGCCGAGGCCGCGCGCATCATGGCGACCGAACAGGTCGCGGATTATCAGGTGGCGAAGGACAAGGCCCGCGAGCGTCTGCGCCTGCCCACCCACAGCCCGCTGCCGTCGAATACCGAGATCCAGCAGGCCCTGCGCAGTTACCAGCAGCTGTTTCTGTCCGATCGCCAGGCCGGCGCCCTGCGTGAACTGCGCCAGACCGCACTGCGCTGGATGCAGCGCCTGGAGCGGTTCTCGCCGCGACTGGTCGGTGCCGTACTCGACGGTACCGCTGACACCGGCAGCGTCATCAGCCTGCACGTGTTCGCGGACTCCACCAAGGAAATCGCGCTCGCACTGTTCGACTGGCCGATCAGCTACACGACCGGCGAACGCCGTGTGCGAACCGGGCGCGGCCAGGAAACCGACCTGCCGCTGTTTCGCATCACCGAGGCCGACCACATCATCGAACTCACGGTCTTCAACGAACGCAATGGGCGCCAGCGACCGCTGAGCCATGTCGACGGACTGCCCGTGCAGCGCGCCGACGCCGGCGCGCTGCGCACACTGCTCGAACCCGGTCCGGCCTGACAGCTCGTTGAAAAAGGCCCATCCATGGCCTTTTCAACATCGAGACGTCCCCGTCTCGCGATATCAGGCTGTTGAAAAGCGAAATTCCACAGCCTGCCAAACGGGCTTCTGCGCCCCCGGGCCCCGGGTTCACGCACCCGGATACCGGCGCCGCAGGCGGTCGAAGGTGCGCGCCGGCTGGCCGGCGCCAAACCGCTCGGCGAGCACAACCGCAAGCGCCGTCGGCACGATCCCCAGACGCGCGCAGGCGTTGTCGGCGCACACGCTGGGCACGGACAGGGAGCGCAGGTTGTCTGGCGTAAACGGTTTGCCCGGCAGCCACTGCATGAGCGCCGCCTGGACGCGCGCCAGCGGGCGGGGCAGCGCGATGATCCGGCGCCTCAGCCCGGCCGCCGCCGCAATGGCCGCGACGATCTCGGCCAGCGTGAAGCGTTGCGGACCGCACAGTTCGAACGCCGCGCCGCGCGCCGGCGGACCGCCGAGGACCCGCGCAAAGGCCTCCACGACGTCACGGACATGGACCGGCGCGAATTGCGCGTCGGCCGCCGCCAGCGGCACGAACCCCGGCGCGAGCGCCAGCAGGCCGGCGAAGCGGTTGATGAACGAATCGTCCGCGCCGAAGATCACGGACGGCCGCAGGAACGCGCAGTCGACCGCATCGCCGAGCACGTTGCGCACCGCCAGCTCGCCCGCCGCCTTGCTGCGCAGATAGCGGCTGGGCGCCTCGGCGTGCACGCCA
Coding sequences within:
- a CDS encoding ParA family protein: MRTIMVLNPKGGSGKSTISMNLATYYADEGQRVTLADYDPQGSCLDWLEARRDYTGIPEIRGVAAWQAKPRIPANSDYVIMDVPARTHGHELANLLAHAQSVIMPVLPSPIDMRAAVRYVEELGKTAAISKDKTRMALVANRVRERTVIAHDLDAFLHKLGVPLVATLRESQNYVRAAQTGLGIFELAPSAAQADVDQWVPLLTWLDSAASRPKH
- a CDS encoding SDR family oxidoreductase — translated: MTDRVLIVGCGYTGRRLAAALAPRPVSAIVRTGASAAALHASGIRAEALDLDADLRAHRLGGQVLVWLVPPPPTGVVDTRLRGFLDRVEQPPVAIVLLSTTGVYGDCAGAWVDETAPLRPQADRALRRADAEAALGVFAPANGVRAVVLRVAGIYGPGRLPAARLRAREPVIDDAHAPLTNRIHVDDLVETLIAAIQRGPDGAVYNVADGDPQPMNAYFDRVADALGLPRPPRIAPGEADARISAGMRSYLAESRRIDNRRLREELGVRLRYPTLAAGLANST
- a CDS encoding CDP-6-deoxy-delta-3,4-glucoseen reductase encodes the protein MSQRIRIEPSGHEFSAEAGESVLDAALRAGHALPYSCRSGLCGSCMGTLVNGEVEYPDGEPPALGADDRAAGRVLCCQAVPRTDVTVRARVIEVAGDLRPRVFPCRVLDLERLAPDVMRMRLRLPGDGRLQFLAGQYLQFLLEGGRRRSFSLANAPHDDESIELHIRHVPDGWFTGRVFESLAPKAILRAEGPFGTFFLRPDDPRPRILMAGGTGFAPIKAMVEDALHRDDTRPIDLYWGARDLRDLYLHELAQEWAERHGHIRYVAVLSAPGSEADRAIRRGWVHEAVLADYPDLSGHSVYMSGPPPMIQAARHSFAAAGLDEVQLFFDSFEFSEDSAPR
- a CDS encoding heme biosynthesis protein HemY; the encoded protein is MRVALWSLVALVVAGLLVTVLRAENGYVLISVGAWVIETSVAMLVIAIAVLWVIANALGAMIARVTSVPVRMRLWTSRRQLRQAQRDLNRGLMALAEGRWSVSEHLLQRSAPLTESPLIGYLAAARAAQQQAADARRDQYLKQALKSMPEAELAVGLTQAELQMAGGRTEQALATLMHLRALAPRHDYVLKLLVGARVRLGDWDGVAELLPELRKRDVLPVAELDDLSARLELDRLAHAGTDPAALDAVWAHIGKAQRQDARVVERYASALAEGGVGDAAERVLRAALDRRWEPTLLALYARLPAGDFTQQLSTVERWLEARPEDPALLLLAGRLAMRNRLWGKARSYLEASLGARESAEACHELGLLLERLGEPDRAREYLVRGLAIANGGMPVAALADIGVGSVSAPKPAAPGGRAGKRVPA
- a CDS encoding uroporphyrinogen-III C-methyltransferase, with the translated sequence MTELEPAPEPTPDPPPEPAQTQARSSDSDARKPAGRGLAWLALVVGLAALAGLVAAGWFGWQAVQDQANSRSAIDERVATLDRALAALRDASGQNASRFDVERIDRRVGEMVGRIDAAADTAVRPERVDALDQRLAQITTELARVRIDTGAAGAAQAERARMLGVEQLLAAAQMQALVSRDYPSAIAVLEAAADALRELSDRAELAVVRERIATDIEALRTAAPVDRAALLGRLEGVAGAVMALPGRETLRERAGVSTGSDSAAGRPLWRQLLDDAWAGLRSLVVIRRADRPVEPLPSPELEALDRRGIAIQIDIAQLAAARGDAASFSAALGRARDGLTLRFNPDDPAVTRLTESITELMQVDLDAPPPQVGAGLTALRAVLSERRPAHRAPVVPAAPEPTENPPVGVAPEPVAEPPPATNEVAAAIATPAETTPESSPAADPVGVTGFAEPRP
- a CDS encoding uroporphyrinogen-III synthase, producing the protein MTNYDDIDLAGLGVLVTRPEAQGRQLCTAIEGLGGRAECIPALDIVGPADDVTKKLAKIKLSKYDCVIFVSRNAVDWAQKIFPDLREQLNGPNIAAVGTGTADALNRLGVGVDICPETRQSSEGLLELEPLYDVLDRKIAIVRGEGGREILRDELTDRGADVDYIEVYRRAQPDMDIGNLLDRWKEDVQVVVMTSVESLENFLRMLGRNGVRMLRQTPMVTAGERITAAAEKAGIETVMTAAGASDEAILGALIELADSDEDDDG
- the hemC gene encoding hydroxymethylbilane synthase, encoding MTRTLHIATRRSPLALWQAEHVADRLRGQLPGHAVKLVPMSTIGDRVLDSPLAKIGGKGLFVKELEQALVDGRADLAVHSMKDVPAELPDGLVISCILEREDPCDAFVSSKYADIDELPAGARVGTSSLRRRAQISAMRPDLEIFDLRGNVGTRLQKLDDGEFDAILLACAGLERLGLADRVRARIDARRMLPAIGQGAIGIECRADDAELRGWLAPLADADTTACVTAERAMNARLNGGCQVPIAGHATLSAGQLSLHGLVASVDGKQTVRSTRAGAVQSAAVIGEAVAADLLARGAGPLLAAVGISPD
- a CDS encoding complex I NDUFA9 subunit family protein, producing MSSAFSRIAVFGGTGFVGRHLVARLARDGHALRVVTRAPARHRELKVLPGVELRQADVFNDGALAQAVAGCDAVINLVGILNEGRGAARSFDQVHMQLPARIARVARRFDVRRFMHMSALGVHAEAPSRYLRSKAAGELAVRNVLGDAVDCAFLRPSVIFGADDSFINRFAGLLALAPGFVPLAAADAQFAPVHVRDVVEAFARVLGGPPARGAAFELCGPQRFTLAEIVAAIAAAAGLRRRIIALPRPLARVQAALMQWLPGKPFTPDNLRSLSVPSVCADNACARLGIVPTALAVVLAERFGAGQPARTFDRLRRRYPGA